A window from Littorina saxatilis isolate snail1 linkage group LG9, US_GU_Lsax_2.0, whole genome shotgun sequence encodes these proteins:
- the LOC138977374 gene encoding uncharacterized protein, with amino-acid sequence MSLRNSYVDNAQRCCAVQASGVKVKGHVFRPSAIVREGGLSRPGVTTSHPEDVYWLQTDMEKVHVLLYVPNIIGYMRVILTILAFVFYEQPLWFIILYSASIALDGVDGYAARKLNQCSDFGAWFDVVIDVFSRGLLWCSLHEYGYLVIFVEWLTFVSTHCRGPKWKIPEESFPWLVKSVMGNNFKTFWGTAAITGLNVLPLWLYGYRTGYLATGLSVPLWGQLLGIAVLTVGRTVCMFVECFFIYSHVMRLLDEGPTRQQS; translated from the exons ATGAGTTTGCGAAATTCGTACGTGGACAATGCGCAGCGCTGTTGTGCAGTGCAGGCAAGTGGTGTCAAAGTGAAGGGTCATGTTTTTCGTCCTTCAGCCATCGTACGTGAAGGAGGCTTGAGCAGACCTGGTGTTACGACTTCACACCCGGAAGACGTTTACTGGTTGCAGACAGACATGGAGAAGGTGCACGTTCTGCTCTATGTCCCAAACATTATTG GGTACATGCGGGTGATTCTCACCATCTTGGCATTTGTATTCTACGAGCAGCCTCTCTGGTTCATCATCCTGTACTCAGCTTCCATCGCTCTTGACG GGGTGGATGGTTATGCAGCTCGTAAGCTGAACCAGTGTTCGGATTTTGGAGCCTGG TTTGATGTGGTTATAGACGTGTTCAGCCGAGGACTACTGTGGTGCTCTTTACATGAG TATGGCTACTTGGTGATTTTTGTGGAATGGTTGACCTTCGTCAGCACCCATTGCCGAGGCCCCAAGTGGAAGATACCGGAAGAGAGTTTCCCCTGGCTGGTGAAAAGTGTCATGGGCAATA ACTTCAAAACCTTCTGGGGAACAGCGGCCATCACCGGTTTGAACGTGCTGCCTCTGTGGCTCTACGGCTACAGGACTGGCTACCTGGCCACAGGACTGTCTGTACCTCTGTGGGGTCAGCTGCTGGGTATCGCTGTGCTGACCGTTGGCAGGACCGTCTGCATGTTTGTGGAG TGTTTCTTCATCTACAGTCACGTGATGAGGTTGCTGGATGAGGGTCCCACCAGACAACAGAGCTAA